CGGCTCGAGGTCCTCGGCCCACGCGACGTGGATCCGCACCGCCTGGACCCGGCCCTCGCGGCTCAGGGTCGCCTCGACCCGGCCGGTCGAGTCACGGCCCGTCGCCGGACCAGCCGGCCCCCGGAGGAACGGCGCCGCGGCGGCCTCGGTCTCGGCCCGCAGTGCGTCCAGCGCCTGTGGCATCGCCTGGTCCACGCATCCCCCTCGTCGTCGGCGTCGGAACCCTACCAAGTTGTCCGTTACGTCAGCAGCCCGAACGGCGGCACCCGCTCAGTGCTGCGGCACCGCGAGCTCGGCCAGGAGCTGGTCGATCCGTGCGGGCGGGCCGGGCCGTCCCAGGTGGAACCCCTGCAGGATGTCGGCGCCCAGCGCGGTCACGGCCTCGCGCTGCGCGGCCGTCTCGACACCCTCGGCGACGACCGTCAGGTCGAGCGCGTGACCGAGGTTGACGACCGTCGACACGAGCGCGGCACCGGCCCGGTCGCGGCCGATCGCGGCCACGTAGGACGCGTCGACCTTGAGCGTGGACGCGGGCAGCCGACGCAGGTACTCGAGCCCCGCGTAGCCCGTGCCGAAGTCGTCGATCGCCAGACGCACCCCGATCGCGGGCAGCGCGCACAGGTCCTCGAGCACGTCGGGCGCCGAGGACAGCGCGTGCCGCTCCGTGAGCTCGACGCACAGCAGGTGCGCGGGCAGGCCCGTACGTGCGAGCACGTCGGCGACGGTCTGCGAGAACGCGTGCCGGCCCATCTGGGCCGCCGAGACGTTGACCCACATCTCGGGTGCCAGCTCGCCGTGCTGCGCGTACCACCGCGCGGCCTGCTCGGCCGCCTCCTCGAGCACCCACGAGCCCAGCGGGGACATCAGCGCACGGTCCTCCGCGACGTCGAGGAACTGACCGGGCGCGAGCACGCCGAGCGTGGGGTGCTCCCATCGCAGCAGCGCCTCGCACGCGATCAGGCGGCCGTCACGCGCGTCGAAGCACGGCTGGTAGTCCAGGAACAGCCGGCCCTTCTCGGGGATGCGGACCGCGGCGGCGGGGCGGTCCTCCCCCGCGTCGGCGCTGCTCGGCGGCCACTGCACCGCGAGCGTCGCGCGCAGGTCGGCCTCGAGCTCGATCTGCCGCAGCGCACGCACCTGCAGCCCCGGATCGGCGAACTCGTACCGGGCGCGGCCGTTGGCCTTGGCGCGGTACATCGCGATGTCCGCCTCCCGCAGCAGGTCCTCGGCCGTGGTGTGCGGCGACGTGCGCCGGGCGATGCCGATGCTCGCGGACGCGGTGACCATCTGCCCCGCCAGCGGCAGCTGGATGGCCAGCGCACGCGCCACGCGGTCGGCGACCGCGGTGAGCTCCTCGACCGTGCGCACGTCCTCGCTCACGACGACGAACTCGTCGCCCCCGAGCCGGCCCGCGAGCTCCTGGTCCTCGAGCGCCCCCGCCAGCCGGCGCCCGACCTCGACCAGCAGCTCGTCTCCCGCGGCGTGACCCAGCGAGTCGTTGACGTCCTTGAAGTTGTCCAGGTCGACGTACAGCAGACCGACGTCCGTCCCCGAGTGCCGGGCCCGGTTGAGAGCACCGGCCAGGTGCTCGGTGATCAGCGCACGGTTGGGCAGACCGGTGAGACCGTCGTGCAGCGCGTTGAACATGAGCTCGGCCTCGGCCTCGCGCCGCGCCGTGACGTCCGTGAGCATCGCGACGACGTACGCGCCGCCACCCTGCTGGTCCGGCATGACCGAGGCCAGCGACACCTGGGCCCACACCGTGCGCCCGTCGGCGCGCAGGAACCGGTGCTCGATCAGCTCGGTCACCGGCTCGCCCAGCATGAGGCGCTCGAGCGTCGCGGCCACCAGCGGCAGGTCCTCCGGGTGCGCGAGCCGGGCCACCGTCGTGCCCGTGAGCTCGGCCGCCGAGTAGCCGAGCAACGCCTCGAGCGCGGGGTTGACCTGCAGCACGCGGCCGGTCGTGGGCGCCTCGATGCTCACGAGCCCCACGCCGATCGGGGCGTTCACGAACGCGAGGCGGAACCGCTCCTCGCTCGCCGCGAGCGCGGCGTCCCGCGCCCGGCGCTCGGCCTGGTCGGTCGCGACCAGGATGAGGCCCGCCGGGACGCCGCCCGCCTGGCGCACCGTCACGGACAGCAGCACCTCACGGAGCTCGCCGGACTTCGCGCGCAGCTGCCACGCGCGCGTCGTCGCGACCCCGGACTGCACGAGCGCGGCCACCCGGTCCCGCGTGTGCGAGTCCGCGGGCACGCCCCACGTGCCGCTCACGTCGGCCCCCGGCGCGCGCAGCATGTCCGTGCGCTGCCCCAGGACCTCGTCCGCGGTGTAGCCGAGCAGCAGCTCGGCCCCGCGCGAGAACGTCTCGATCCGGCCCTCGAGGTCGGTCGCGATGACCGCCTGCTGGGTCGCGGCCGACAGGATGCCGGTGACCAGGTCGAGCGAGTCGCGCATCCTCGCCTCGGCGGCACGCACCTGGGACGCGTCGCGGACCGAGGCGACGACGACCGAGCCGGAGTCCAGCTCGGCGGCCGCGAGGTTGACCTCCACCGGGACGTCCCGGCCGTCCTTGTGCCGCGCGGAGATGCCGGGTCCGGTGATCATGGGCTGCGCGTGGGCGGCCGCGGTGTACCGGGCACGGTGCCCCCGGTGCGCGGCCGTGAAGGCGTCGGGCACGAGCATCTCCACGGCCCGCCCCACGACCTCGCTGCGCTCGTACCCGAGCAGCGCACGCACCTGGTCGTTGACCTCGACGATCACGCCGTCCGGCGAGCAGATGACGATCGCGTCCGGCATCGCCCGCAGCAGCGCGTCGGCCGGCAGGCGCGACGTCGCGCCGTCACCGTCGGCGGCGCCGCCCCTGGTCCCCCGCATCGAGCCATCGTCGGGCCCGGTGGGGCGGGCGGCAACGGCGAGGGTGCGGTCGGCCTCGAAATCACCCTGTCCGCGCTCCGCAAACCGGGGGGTCTCGGACGAACCGCCGCGCTCGGGCGATCTCATCCCGCGGACGGACGTCGCCCCGGCGCCGGGTCGCTACGGTCGTCGCCATGGACGACGTGGTGAGTCAGAGATCCGGACCGGAGGTCGCCACCGCGGCGGCGGGCGGCATCGTCGTGCAGGGGGTGCACCGGAGCTTCGGCGCGGTGCACGCGCTGGCGGGGATGGACCTGACCGCACGGCCCGGTGCGGTCACCGCGCTCGTCGGGCCGAACGGCTCCGGGAAGACCACGCTGCTGCTGGTCCTCGCGGGCCTGCTCGTGCCGGACACGGGACGCGTCACCATCGCGGGGCACGACCCGGTCGCGGACGGACCCGCGGCGCGTGCGGTCACCGGCTGGATGCCGGACACGTTCGGCACGTGGGACTCGCTGACCGTGCGGGAGGTGCTGCTGACGTTCGCGGCCGCCTACCGCCTGCCCGCCGCCCTCGCGCGCACCCGCGTCGACGCGCTGCTCGCGACCGTGCACCTCGGCGAGTACGCGAACCGTCCCGCGTCGGTGCTCTCGCGCGGGCAGAAGCAGCGCCTCGGCCTGGCCCGCGCGCTGGTGCACGACCCGCAGGTGCTGCTGCTCGACGAACCCGCGTCCGGGCTGGACCCGCGCTCGCGCGTCGACCTGCGCGTGCTGCTGCGCTCGCTCGCCGAGCAGGGCAAGACCGTGCTGGTCTCGAGCCACATCCTGTCCGAGCTCGAGGAGATGTCCGACGACGTCGTCTTCGTCTCACGCGGGCGCACCGTGCAGACCGGCGACGTCGGCGCCACCGGTGCCGGCAGCCGGCGCACGTGGCACGTCGGCGCGCTGTCCTACGCCGCGCTCACCACCTGGCTGACCTCCGTGGGCGCCGCCTGGCGTCCGGACGACGAGTCGGCGCAGGCACCCGGCGACGGACCCGGCGGGGTCCTGATCGACGTGGACGGCGAGCAGGGGGCCGCCACGCTCATCAAGGACGCGGTGGCCGCGCAGGTCCCGCTGGTGCAGGCCGCACCCGCGACCGGCGCGTTGGAGCGGGCCTACCTGGCCCTCGAGGAGGAGCGACGATGACGACGGTCGAGCAGAGCCCGGCACCCGCCGCGGCGCGCGGCACCTGGGGCCTGAGCTGGCACGGCGTGCGCACCGTCGCCGCGCTGGAGCTCCGCCAGCGCGTGCGGTCCACGCGCTGGCTGATCGCGCTCGCGGTGTACTTCGTCGTGCTCGGCGCGCTCACGCTGATGCTGTTCGGCGCGGTCTCCTCGCTCATGGGCTACGACGACGACGGCGGTTCGACGAGCCGTGGCCCGACGCTGTTCAGCGCGGTGACCTTTCTGGTGCTCGGGCTGGGCCTGCTGGTCACGCCCACACTCACGTCCACCGCCGTCAACGGTGACCGCAACGCCGGCACGCTCGCCACGCTCCAGGTCACGCTCCTGACACCCGCCGAGATCGCGCTCGGCAAGCTCCTGGCCGCCTGGGTCGCGTCGTGCGCGTTCCTGGTGGTCAGCGTCCCGTTCCTCGCGCTCGCCACCGGTGCCGGGCCGACGCCCTGGCGCTCGCTGCTGTTCGTGGTGCTGCTCATCGCAGGGCTGCTGGTCGCGGTGTGCGGCATCGGACTCGGGCTGTCCGCGCTGGTGTCCCGGACTGCCGGGTCCACGGTGCTCACGTTCGTCAGCGTCGCCGCGCTCGCGTTCCTGTCGCTGATCCTGTTCGGCCTGACCTACCCGTCCGTCACCGCCACCGAGACCGCGCGCGTCTACACCACGCCACCGGACTGGGACGGCTCGATGATCGGCGACGTCGGGTGCGAGACGCGCGAGGAGCTGCGAGACGTCGCCCACACCGAGCGCACGTGGTGGCTGCTCGCGATCAACCCGTTCGTGATCGTCGCCGACGGCGCCGGGACCTCGCCGGCGTCCTCCGAGGCGACGATCGCCGACGGGGACGTCCTGGCCGGCATCCGCTACGCCGTCCGCGACGCGCGCGACGGCGCCGCAGCCGTGGTCGACGAGTGCTGGCTCGACGACACCGGACGCGAGCGGGAGGTGCTGAGCACCGCCCCCGTGTGGCCGTGGGGGTTGGCCGGGAACCTGCTGCTCGGTGCCGCGGGGTACGTCGTCGCGGTCCGTCGACTGACCGTCCCGCAGCGCAAGCTCGCGCGCGGGACCCGCGTCGCGTAGCGGCGCCTGACGGGCACCCGCTCCCGCGGTGTGCCCGTCAGGGCTGCAGCGCGTCGTACTCCGCCTCGGCCGCCACGTCGTCGGCCACGTCCAGCCGCAGGTGGGCGAGCATGACCTGCAGCGTGCGCAGCGTGCTGGACGCGCGCTCGCCCCAGTCGGACAGGTAGGAGAACTGCCACCACCACAGCGCCTCGAGCACGCCCCCGGCCTGGTGGTGCCGCAGTCCCTGCGCGAGCGCACCGGCGATCGCGACGAGGTCGCCCGAGATGGTCGCGGGCTCGACGTCCGGGTCCAGGAGCGGGTCCACCACCTCGAGGTACTCGTCGACTCCCTCGAACGCGTTGGCGAGCCCCGCACGCAGCGGGTCCACGTCCGGGTCGGGCCCCAGGTCCGGCTCGAACCGCTCGGCGGGCACCACGTCCGTGGTGGCACCGAGCCGCGCCCCGACCGCGAGCACGTCCGAGACCGCGAGCAGCAGCAGCGGCAGCGCGGCCTCCGGGTTGGCACCCGCCGCGACCTCCGTCACCGTCGTCAGGTACCGCCGCGACTCCGCGGCCACCGCGTCGGCGATCTCCTGCAGACCCTCGTCCGCCGTGCTGGTCATGGTCGCTCCCCTCGTCGTGCCCGCGCGCGTCACGCGCTCAGCAGGCGCCGGCCCTCGAAGGCCCGGCCCAGCGTGACCTCGTCCGCGTACTCCAGGTCCCCACCCACCGGCAGGCCCGACGCGAGGCGGCTGACCGTCAGCCCCATGGGCAGCAGCAGCCGCGCGAGGTACGTCGCGGTCGCCTCACCCTCGACGTTCGGGTCCGTGGCCAGGATCACCTCGGTGACCGTGCCGTCCGTCAGCCGGCGCATGAGCTGCGCGATGCGCAGGTCGTCCGGGCCGACCCCCGCGATCGGGTTGATGGCGCCGCCGAGCACGTGGTACCGCCCGCGGAACTCGCGCGTGCGCTCGATCGCGACGACGTCCTTGGCCTCCTCGACCACGCACAGAGCGGTCGGCGAGCGCCGCGGGTCACGGCAGATGCGGCACTGCGGCTCCTGCGCGACGTTGCCGCAGATCTCGCAGAACTGGACGCGCTCCTTGACCTCGATGAGCGCGTCAGCGAGCCGCCGGACGTCCGCCGGGTCGGCCGCGAGCAGGTGGAACGCGATGCGCTGGGCACTCTTGGGACCGACGCCGGGCAACCGCCCGAGCTCGTCGATCAGGTCCTGGACCGCGCCCTCGTACACGACGACCACCCTACGTCCTGCCGGCCCGACGGCACCGCGCGAGCCGTGGCCGCGCCGACGCGCCGGCGGACCCGTGTGCCGTGCCGCGGACGGTCAGACCCGGCCGTCGTCGATCTGCTCGTCGATGACCGTGCCGCCCAGGATCTGCGCGACGAGCGGCGCACCGACCAGCCCCGACGACGCGACGTCCGGGTCGTCAGGCGACAGGTCGTCGTACAGGTCGGGCGGCGGGCCGGACGGTGCCGCGGCCGGCTCGGGCCGGGGGGCTGCGGCCGCCGCGGCCGCGAGTCGCTGCGCCCGCGCGAACGCCGACTCGGGTCCGGAAGGCACGGGCGGGCGCACGCGCTCGGCCGGCGCCGCGGCCGGTGTCGTCGGTGCCGGGACGCGTCGCTGCTCCGTCACGTCCGGACCCGCGCCGTGCGACGACGGCGCCTCCGGGGCCGGCGCGTCCTTGGGCTCGTCGTGCGCGGGCGGCTCGACGTCAGCGGCGGGACGGCTCGGTGCTGCCGTCGCGGGCGCCGGGTCGCCCCAGGACGCGGCCGCGTCAGCGGGGCTGATCACGCCCGGCACGCTCGGCACGGCACGCGCAGCGGGCGCAGCGGGCGCAGCGGGCGCGGCTCGCGGGGCCTCCTGGGGCCGGGCCGGCCGGTCCGGTCCGTCTGTCGCGGTCGACGACGGTCGGCCAGCGGGCGCGTGGCGCTCCGTCGGTGCGGGCGTCGCCCACGGGTCCTCGGGCTCCTCGCCCGGGACCCAGCCGTCGGGGTCGGCTTGCGCCTCGCCGCCGGGTGCAGCCCCGGGTGCCGGGGCCGACGGCGCCGACGAGGTCGCGCGCCGGTGGCCCTCCTGGTCGTCGTCGTCCGACGAGCGGGTCGCCGCCGGCCGGCCCGAGGGTGCGCCGGGACGCGAGGACGGTGCGCGCACCTCGGGTCCCGAGCCGGAGCGCGGTGCGGCGGGACGCTGCGAAGGGGCACGTCCGGCCGAGCCGTGGCCGGCCGGACCGCCCCCGCCCTCGCCCGCGGAGGCCTCCACGCGCACGTCGAAGCCGAGCGTCTCGCGCACCGCTCGGGCCACCACGTCGGCGTGCGGGCCGTTGCGGAACGTGTTCGCGAGCTCGGGTGTGGTGAACGCGAGCCGGAGCGTGGTCGCATCGAGCTCGGCGACCTGGGCGTTGTTCGGGTCGACGAGCGCGCCCGTGACCCGGCGCAGCGAGCGCACGGTGTCGAGCACCTCGGGCCAGCGTCGGCGCAGCGTCTCGGTCTCGCCCGAGACCCCGGAGGGTGCGGGGACGAACGGCGCGTCCTCGACCGGCGCGTCGAGCGCGGCGCGCGCCGCCTCGGGCACGGCCACCTCGCCGCCGACCACGGCGGGGTCCGCCAGAGCCGGATCGGCCGGAAGGATGGCGCCCGCGTCGGCGGTGGTCTGCTCGTCGGTCGTGCGGTCGGGGCCACCCGGCTCGTCGGACGCGACCACGCGGGCGGCACCCGTCGGCGCGGGTCCGCCGACCACGGGCTCCGAGTCCGCGGCCTCGGCGGGTGCAGGCGCGGGCTCGGCAGGTGCGGGCTCGGGCTCGGCAGGTGCGGGCTCGGCGGGAACGGGCGCGGACGTGGTCGGTGCCGGCCCGGCGGGGACGGCGGCCACGGCAGGCGCGGAGGCGGCGGGCACGGAGGCGACGGGCTCAGCCGGAGCGGGGGCGGCGAGCGGTCCGGCGGCGGATGCTCCCGCGTCGTCGCGGGGCGCGGGTCGCGCGGCATCCGGGCTCGCCGGGCTCGACGCCGATCCGCCGGATCGGTGCGCCGCGAGCGCGGCTCGCGCCGCGGCAGCACCGCTGACACCGCCCAGGCTCGGGCGTTCGGGAGCCGGGGTGGCGGCGGTCGCGGGCGACGCCGCAGCGGGCGCGGCGACGGGCGCCGGCCCCGCGGGCAGCCCACGCTCCAGGCGGTCGAGCCGCGCGGCCAGGCCGGTGCTCGCGTCGTCGGCGGCGGGGAGCAGCAGCCGGGCCATGAGCAGCTCGAGGTGCAGGCGCGGGGACGTGGCGCCGGTCATCTCGGTCAGGGCCGCGTTCGCCAGATCCGCTGACCGGGACAGCTCGGTGGCGCCCAGACGCGCGGACTGCACGCGCATCGAGGCCAGCTGGTCCTCCGGCAGGCCGCGCAGCGCGGCACCGGCGGCGTCCCCGGCGGCGTCGATGACGATGAGGTCCCGCAACCGCTCGAGCAGGTCCTCGACGAACCGTCGCGGCTCGTGGCCGGTCGAGATCACGCGCTCGACCACACGGAACGCCGCGGCGCCGTCACGCGCGGCGATCGCGTCCACCAGGTCGTCCAGCAGGGAGGACTGCGTGTACCCGAGCAGCGCAGCGGCTCCC
The Cellulomonas gilvus ATCC 13127 DNA segment above includes these coding regions:
- a CDS encoding sensor domain-containing protein encodes the protein MRGTRGGAADGDGATSRLPADALLRAMPDAIVICSPDGVIVEVNDQVRALLGYERSEVVGRAVEMLVPDAFTAAHRGHRARYTAAAHAQPMITGPGISARHKDGRDVPVEVNLAAAELDSGSVVVASVRDASQVRAAEARMRDSLDLVTGILSAATQQAVIATDLEGRIETFSRGAELLLGYTADEVLGQRTDMLRAPGADVSGTWGVPADSHTRDRVAALVQSGVATTRAWQLRAKSGELREVLLSVTVRQAGGVPAGLILVATDQAERRARDAALAASEERFRLAFVNAPIGVGLVSIEAPTTGRVLQVNPALEALLGYSAAELTGTTVARLAHPEDLPLVAATLERLMLGEPVTELIEHRFLRADGRTVWAQVSLASVMPDQQGGGAYVVAMLTDVTARREAEAELMFNALHDGLTGLPNRALITEHLAGALNRARHSGTDVGLLYVDLDNFKDVNDSLGHAAGDELLVEVGRRLAGALEDQELAGRLGGDEFVVVSEDVRTVEELTAVADRVARALAIQLPLAGQMVTASASIGIARRTSPHTTAEDLLREADIAMYRAKANGRARYEFADPGLQVRALRQIELEADLRATLAVQWPPSSADAGEDRPAAAVRIPEKGRLFLDYQPCFDARDGRLIACEALLRWEHPTLGVLAPGQFLDVAEDRALMSPLGSWVLEEAAEQAARWYAQHGELAPEMWVNVSAAQMGRHAFSQTVADVLARTGLPAHLLCVELTERHALSSAPDVLEDLCALPAIGVRLAIDDFGTGYAGLEYLRRLPASTLKVDASYVAAIGRDRAGAALVSTVVNLGHALDLTVVAEGVETAAQREAVTALGADILQGFHLGRPGPPARIDQLLAELAVPQH
- a CDS encoding ABC transporter ATP-binding protein is translated as MDDVVSQRSGPEVATAAAGGIVVQGVHRSFGAVHALAGMDLTARPGAVTALVGPNGSGKTTLLLVLAGLLVPDTGRVTIAGHDPVADGPAARAVTGWMPDTFGTWDSLTVREVLLTFAAAYRLPAALARTRVDALLATVHLGEYANRPASVLSRGQKQRLGLARALVHDPQVLLLDEPASGLDPRSRVDLRVLLRSLAEQGKTVLVSSHILSELEEMSDDVVFVSRGRTVQTGDVGATGAGSRRTWHVGALSYAALTTWLTSVGAAWRPDDESAQAPGDGPGGVLIDVDGEQGAATLIKDAVAAQVPLVQAAPATGALERAYLALEEERR
- a CDS encoding ABC transporter permease, which translates into the protein MTTVEQSPAPAAARGTWGLSWHGVRTVAALELRQRVRSTRWLIALAVYFVVLGALTLMLFGAVSSLMGYDDDGGSTSRGPTLFSAVTFLVLGLGLLVTPTLTSTAVNGDRNAGTLATLQVTLLTPAEIALGKLLAAWVASCAFLVVSVPFLALATGAGPTPWRSLLFVVLLIAGLLVAVCGIGLGLSALVSRTAGSTVLTFVSVAALAFLSLILFGLTYPSVTATETARVYTTPPDWDGSMIGDVGCETREELRDVAHTERTWWLLAINPFVIVADGAGTSPASSEATIADGDVLAGIRYAVRDARDGAAAVVDECWLDDTGREREVLSTAPVWPWGLAGNLLLGAAGYVVAVRRLTVPQRKLARGTRVA
- a CDS encoding DUF5063 domain-containing protein, yielding MTSTADEGLQEIADAVAAESRRYLTTVTEVAAGANPEAALPLLLLAVSDVLAVGARLGATTDVVPAERFEPDLGPDPDVDPLRAGLANAFEGVDEYLEVVDPLLDPDVEPATISGDLVAIAGALAQGLRHHQAGGVLEALWWWQFSYLSDWGERASSTLRTLQVMLAHLRLDVADDVAAEAEYDALQP
- the recR gene encoding recombination mediator RecR encodes the protein MYEGAVQDLIDELGRLPGVGPKSAQRIAFHLLAADPADVRRLADALIEVKERVQFCEICGNVAQEPQCRICRDPRRSPTALCVVEEAKDVVAIERTREFRGRYHVLGGAINPIAGVGPDDLRIAQLMRRLTDGTVTEVILATDPNVEGEATATYLARLLLPMGLTVSRLASGLPVGGDLEYADEVTLGRAFEGRRLLSA
- a CDS encoding DNA polymerase III subunit gamma and tau gives rise to the protein MTTALYRRYRPETFAEVIGQDHVTAPLRQALRTGQVNHAYLFSGPRGCGKTTSARILARILNCAQNTEASPTDTPCGVCPSCVELARGGPGSLDVVEIDAASHGGVDDARELRERATFAPARDRFKIFILDEAHMVTPQGFNALLKIVEEPPPHVKFVFATTEPDKVIGTIRSRTHHYPFRLVPPDVLLPYLEQLCDAESVPVGGGVLPLVVRAGGGSVRDTLSVLDQLIAGSDEAGLEYAGAAALLGYTQSSLLDDLVDAIAARDGAAAFRVVERVISTGHEPRRFVEDLLERLRDLIVIDAAGDAAGAALRGLPEDQLASMRVQSARLGATELSRSADLANAALTEMTGATSPRLHLELLMARLLLPAADDASTGLAARLDRLERGLPAGPAPVAAPAAASPATAATPAPERPSLGGVSGAAAARAALAAHRSGGSASSPASPDAARPAPRDDAGASAAGPLAAPAPAEPVASVPAASAPAVAAVPAGPAPTTSAPVPAEPAPAEPEPAPAEPAPAPAEAADSEPVVGGPAPTGAARVVASDEPGGPDRTTDEQTTADAGAILPADPALADPAVVGGEVAVPEAARAALDAPVEDAPFVPAPSGVSGETETLRRRWPEVLDTVRSLRRVTGALVDPNNAQVAELDATTLRLAFTTPELANTFRNGPHADVVARAVRETLGFDVRVEASAGEGGGGPAGHGSAGRAPSQRPAAPRSGSGPEVRAPSSRPGAPSGRPAATRSSDDDDQEGHRRATSSAPSAPAPGAAPGGEAQADPDGWVPGEEPEDPWATPAPTERHAPAGRPSSTATDGPDRPARPQEAPRAAPAAPAAPAARAVPSVPGVISPADAAASWGDPAPATAAPSRPAADVEPPAHDEPKDAPAPEAPSSHGAGPDVTEQRRVPAPTTPAAAPAERVRPPVPSGPESAFARAQRLAAAAAAAPRPEPAAAPSGPPPDLYDDLSPDDPDVASSGLVGAPLVAQILGGTVIDEQIDDGRV